A single Melopsittacus undulatus isolate bMelUnd1 chromosome 11, bMelUnd1.mat.Z, whole genome shotgun sequence DNA region contains:
- the LOC115945939 gene encoding microtubule organization protein AKNA, translated as MVPRWPWAMASPAPWLHRTQTQLRRWQGEEEQQQEEEEEEEEDDGFQRQMDEDGVIGLGDDARSPPWGNGEDLEERSLVQEGHWHPQQDLVEEDEDQGGSGGDEGPWGAESDGDPYPELSYEGQWGSGLSSSLEALQGPRALCQPHGHSTDGGDTSGLSDASPDPATPSHWGWGMAGDTAGGHRTPKQSILLHCSTEDHRDATSTKPVPKLAPPRTPKTTGDPPARRGPKEAAPRVLPPQQSLGPQQQHGGSKKARNPSGMGTGYGRGQLNHPLPDLSKVQARVKVTRSYRPPRGRALPSAPGPSISSKSPADIVREVLLSSGEGVPLQPPPTAGLPKGFRSPEQATELVQQLQDDYHKLLTKYAEAENTIDRLRLGARVSLYSDPPQPSRNLAMGTVGSGSRVLALSMAQARTAAVSTAPVPLPGGGVLDSVPIHHGGGAPQPSPSSAPMGGCPTCLGTCCCPGTRLTRTLAGQAQKLQAQVDSFEGWIQAGKPTLQEQLQRFGKLKEAQDALEQAYLGARQHPGASGDFDPDRAVEREIFHLGLRLEDLKERLEPRARQQLPSKRLDQPQSPPAPSPSPAAHCLHPESPMVMDGPQGTAGNTEVETEGLPQPLWHKQQQVEEDFGDLLEQYKHFKSLPESLSLEQLSLAGSRSQEEADGAAARDGGPSKVPCRTRSLEEGSDIETSPL; from the exons ATGGTGCCGCGGTGGCCGTGGGCCATGGCCAGCCCAGCACCATGGCTGCACCGCACACAAACACAGCTGAGGCgctggcagggagaggaggagcagcagcaggaggaggaggaggaggaggaagaagacgACGGCTTCCAAAGGCAAATGGACGAGGATGGGGTCATCGGCCTGGGGGATGACGCCAGGAGCCCTCCATGGG GCAATGGAGAGGACCTGGAGGAGAGGTCCCTGGTGCAGGAGGGTCACTGGCACCCACAGCAGGATCTggtggaggaggatgaggacCAGGGCGGCTCTGGTGGGGATGAAGGGCCCTGGGGGGCAGAGAGTGATGGGGACCCCTACCCTGAGCTCTCCTATGAGGGTCAATGGGGCTcggggctcagcagcagcctcgAGGCATTGCAGGGTCCCCGGGCTCTCTGCCAGCCCCATGGCCACAGCACAGATGGGGGGGACACCTCGGGGCTGTCAGATGCCAGCCCTGACCCTGCCACCCCATCTCACTGGGGCTGGGGCATGGCTGGGGATACTGCAGGGGGGCACAGGACCCCAAAgcagagcatcctgctgcaCTGCTCCACTGAGGATCATCGCGATGCCACCAGCACCAAGCCTGTGCCAAAGCTGGcaccccccaggacccccaagACCACTGGGGACCCCCCTGCACGGCGGGGGCCCAAAGAGGCAGCACCCAGGGTGCTGCCCCCGCAGCAGTCCCTGGGGCCGCAGCAGCAGCACGGAGGCAGCAAGAAGGCGAGGAATCCATCGGGAATGGGCACCGGGTACGGCCGGGGGCAGCTCAACCACCCCCTGCCCGACCTGTCCAAGGTGCAGGCGCGGGTGAAGGTGACCCGGAGCTATCGGCCGCCGCGGGGCAGAGCCCTGCCCAGCGCCCCCGGACCCAGCATCAGCTCCAAGTCACCAGCTGACATCGTGCGGGAGGTGCTGCTGAGCAGCGGGGAGGGggtccccctgcagcccccccccaCCGCAGGGCTGCCAAAGGGGTTCCGCTCCCCTGAGCAAGCCACGGAGCtggtgcagcagctgcag GACGACTATCACAAGCTGCTGACCAAGTACGCTGAGGCTGAGAACACCATTGACCGCCTGCGCCTGGGGGCCAGG gtGAGCCTGTACTCGGACCCACCTCAGCCCAGCCGCAACCTGGCCATGGGCACCGTGGGCTCTGGCAGCCGGGTGCTGGCCCTCAGCATGGCGCAGGCCAGGACGGCAGCGGTCAGCACAGCCCCGGTGCCCTTGCCGGGTGGAGGTGTGTTGGACAGTGTCCCCATCCATCATGGT GGGGGAGCACCCCAGCCCTCTCCcagctcagcacccatggggggCTGCCCCACTTGCCTGGGGACCTGCTGCTGCCCCGGGACCCGGCTGACACGGACCCTGGCAGGGCAGGCCCAGaagctgcaggcacag GTGGATTCCTTCGAAGGTTGGATCCAAGCAGGAAAGCCCACACTGCAGGAACAGCTCCAG CGGTTTGGGAAGCTGAAGGAAGCACAGGATGCTCTGGAGCAGGCGTACCTGGGAGCACGGCAGCACCCGGGGGCCTCGGGGGACTTTGACCCTGACCG TGCTGTGGAAAGGGAGATTTTCCACCTGGGATTGCGCCTGGAGGACCTGAAGGAGCGGCTGGAGCCCAGggccaggcagcagctcccctcCAAGCGCCTGGATCAGCCCCagtcccccccagccccatccccatcaccagcTGCCCACTGCCTGCACCCCGAG AGCCCCATGGTGATGGATGGACCCCAGGGGACAGCGGGGAACACTGAGGTGGAGACAGAGGGGTTGCCTCAGCCCCTTtggcacaagcagcagcaggtggaGGAGGATTTTGGGGACCTGCTGGAGCA GTACAAGCACTTCAAGTCCTTGCCGGAGTCGCTGAGCCTGGAGCAGCTGAGCCTGGCAGGGAGCAGGTCGCAAGAGGAGGCAGATGGAGCTGCAGCAAGGGATGGTGGCCCCAGCAAGGTCCCCTGCAGGACACGGTCCTTGGAGGAGGGCTCTGACATTGAGACCTCTCCCTTGTaa